From Nicotiana tabacum cultivar K326 chromosome 15, ASM71507v2, whole genome shotgun sequence, the proteins below share one genomic window:
- the LOC142169548 gene encoding uncharacterized protein LOC142169548 codes for MRKYTGATPYMLVYDTEAVIPVEVELPSSKVIQEAKLDDAEWIRVRQEKLVLVDEKRTDAVYHGHLYKNRMANNRMANTFNKIVNPRQFTPGKLVLKNIFPHQEEAKGKFAPNCQGPYVVHRALYGGALILAEMDGRVSTKPR; via the coding sequence ATGAGGAAATATACTGGGGCAACACCATACATGTTGGTATACGACACTGAAGCGGTAATACCCGTAGAGGTCGAGTTACCATCCTCAAAAGTGATTCAAGAAGCaaaattggatgatgcagaatggatacggGTCAGGCAGGAAAAACTCGTGCTCGTCGACGAGAAAAGAACGGATGCAGTATATCATGGTCATTTATATAAGAACAGGATGGCCAATAACAGGATGGCCAATACATTTAACAAAATAGTGAATCCTCGCCAATTCACACCGGGGAAGTTGGTTCTAAAAAATATCTTTCCCCATCAAGAAGAAGCTAAAGGGAAGTTTGCACCAAACTGTCAAGGTCCTTACGTGGTTCACCGAGCGTTGTATGGTGGAGCTCTAATCTTGGCAGAAATGGATGGAAGAGTCAGTACGAAGCCTAGATAA